The genomic DNA TCGCGCGAGTTACTTCGCCATTATGGACCTCGCGCGAGGTCTAAACAAGAGACAGACTTAATCTCAACACTTAGCATTCTGGATGTGTCTCCAACACCTGTAATCATGCGCGGGCTGATAACATGCTCAGCAGAGGCCGCGCAAGATCTATAACGCATGACCACTCTAGAAGGGCACACAggggtacaagtggcagaagaaaAGGGCCAATCCTTGCCCTTCAGGctctgctcaatcgtgctccacaatcgtctgacgtgcaggagacagAAAGTACTAAAGGACgactacgtggcaccaatcacagggcagagacaactgccccatgatctccactcacctgctgatggcagagggacaacgAGGCCGACAAccatgacacgtggctccaatcaccgtgcgccagcaccggaaaacttctagaagccactaacggtcgacaccaatgagacaaagagcatatccgctatgttgtcgccttccggcccaaggcccatcagcccacaccCTCTTACACCTCTCTgactataaataggacccttcggTCACAGGTTAAACCATTCTATTCCCTTTACTCTCACTCTTTACTCACTTAAATCTCctcaaagcagatacttattctcacgccggagtctggttaagagggaaacccccatattcccctctaaacgagctaacggtgtttctgttttgcaggattaatCGGTCATTAAGCAGCTCAGGAAaccaaagaagattaacccttatggttgaaacataaaccaaactaattaccAATAAAATTAGTtacgtgtttcttcattggcgcccaccggttttCTACAAAATcactttcatcttctttttcttGAGCTTTCGTTGTGTTTTCCTTCGATCCATGGTTGGTCAAGGAATCTTTCATGAGTTTGGTTTCGGAGCAAACTCTAATGCATTTTTGGGGGAGGACGATCCAAACGTCCAAGCCCAACATGTGGAAGAAATCGGTGAAATCGAAGTAACCAACATTGGGGGACCCCGCGCGAGCTTCACTTGCATCGCTCTGACAGTAACCCCAGGAAACAATGGTGCTGGACCTTCAAACCCAGCTCCACCTCAGCACATTTCGACGCTATTAGGGCTACCAGAAGGCGAAACTCCAGCCTCTTGGTACGCCAAACAAATCGCTACCATCAATGCCGCGTATCAATCTTTGAGCGCACGTCAAACAGTTTTATAGGCAGAACCTTCTTTGATTACTCCTCAAGGTCAAAGTCAGGGGGCGCGCCAGGCACCCCCACAACAAAACCTTCAAGGAAGAATCAACACACCTCCCCCTACGAGAAGACCAAGCGTGCATGAAACGCGCGACACACGGGGAGAAACCTACAGCTATTATGATCACCCGTCCAACATCCAGAGAGGTCCAGTTCATAGCCGGCTAACGCCGCGCAATATGAATAATGAATGGAATGACACAGATCCAGATGACTGAACTTGGCAAGATGACGAAGGGTCTTCGGTTTTCAATCGCTTGCCAAGAAATCATGAATATTACAAGCCAAGGCAACACGTTGGTTACACCGAAGAAGCAGAGCGAGATTTTCGCCTCGCATACCGTCCAGCTGAAGCCGCAGAACATTCAAAATTTATTCCAAAGATCGCTCTAGCGCCGTGATCACGAGAAAAATTACCACCCACAGTTGAAAGTCCAATGGGCTGACTGATCCTGATGATCACGTCAGAGTATTCACAAGTGTTGgttgcatgggaggttggaacatgcctatgtggtgccacctgttcatCCAAACTCTCACGGGAgctgctcgcgcctggttcgacagcctCCCGCCAGGAAAGATTGAATCATGGGTCGATTTCAGAACACAGTTTGTGAATCATTTCAGTCAGCAAAGACGTTACCAGCGCGACACAGCTGAAGTCATGGACATTTGGCGCCAAGAGAACGAAGGTTTAGAAGATTTCATCACTCGCTTTAACAAAGAGTGCTTAGAAATTGGTGACGTAAACGAACAACTCATGCGCGCTCATTTCAAGAAAGCTATTTGTTGTGATAGCCTCATCAGGACTATCACAGGAAAGGATGGAATGCCCAAACAGTGGGATAAGCTCATGGAAGCTGCCAAAATAGTTGCGCAAACTGAAAAGTCATTGGCCGGCAACAAGAGATCTTATACTGAGGATCGATTTTCCAAGGGGAGTTCGCGCGACAACAACAAGCGCAATAAGAACAAAGGTCACGATTGGAAATCCGGAAGATCAAGGGGTTACGATGAAAGGCCGCGCTATAGAGAAGACGCGCGAGAAACAATCGACAGAATTGGTTATCGAAAGGCAGTCAGGGATGATAACCGAGAAAAGCACTGGACTCcgtgt from Helianthus annuus cultivar XRQ/B chromosome 7, HanXRQr2.0-SUNRISE, whole genome shotgun sequence includes the following:
- the LOC110867043 gene encoding uncharacterized protein LOC110867043, which translates into the protein MPMWCHLFIQTLTGAARAWFDSLPPGKIESWVDFRTQFVNHFSQQRRYQRDTAEVMDIWRQENEGLEDFITRFNKECLEIGDVNEQLMRAHFKKAICCDSLIRTITGKDGMPKQWDKLMEAAKIVAQTEKSLAGNKRSYTEDRFSKGSSRDNNKRNKNKGHDWKSGRSRGYDERPRYREDARETIDRIGYRKAVRDDNREKHWTPCNIPIFILEL